Part of the Deltaproteobacteria bacterium genome is shown below.
CGCTCGCCTTAGGTCGTTGTCGGTTTTACGCTTCCGACCGCGCTTCACTTTCTTACGAGCCTTGCTAGAGAAGCGGCCATCGATGATGAAAACTTCACCGCGTGCCTTGAGTTCGTCCCTTACCGCGTCAAGCATACCGCTCTTTGCGTTGTCGGGAATATCTTCTCCAATGCCGGAGACCGGCATCAAAAGAACCTTTGTCTGAGCTGAGGCATTAAAACTCCAGAGAGTAACAATGCTCAACAATGCGAGATAACGCCAAACCACTTTATTCAACCTCACATCTCCCCAACCCCAAAATTCGAAGTCCCATTTAAGCCTACACAAACCGACATGGTCAAGCGCCCCGTACCTATAAACCGCCCAAACCCGGCGGAGTTCTGGCCGCATCGGCAAAAATGCACTAACTTAGCAGCTAATAAGCACTTTTTGAGACCAGCAGACATGATCAACAATCACATCATCAGGCGTATCCTATTCAGCCTCATTGCTACTTGGCTGGTTGCAGGTGCTCTGGTAACCGCTCAGCGCCAGGAACAGCAGGCCGTAAGAGCCAGTCTAAATTTGATTAGTTCCGGTAACTTAGAAATACAGCAGAGCTTAGACCAGCTCCAGTTGCGCCATTCTCGAATCACCCGGCGGGTACGCGAAGCATTGAGCCTTGAAAGCTCATTTGAACGCGACTCCGTGCTGGCTTGGGCTGTTGATGGTTATGCCCGTGCCATGGAGGCCGGAAATGCTGATGTTTCTATGGCGCTTCAGTCAGCGCAAGCGAAGTCGGACTCCGAACAATTAACCTTAGACCTCGACCGGTTTTCACTTCAGCTGGATAGACTGCAAGGATTGGCGGGCTCCGTTGAAACGACTCTCAGTGACCTTATACCAACCCAGCAAAACGAGCTGCTGCGTTCATGGCCGCAGGCCACAGCAGCATTTCATCGCAGCGACAGCGGCTGGACCACAGCATTCACGACCGCCAAAGCCACCCTCACCCGCGCCATGGCCCGAGAGCAATCGAGACTTTCAAATCCCAATAGCGGGACCTTCCCTCATTGGGGATGGCTTGGCCTATTACTTCCTCTAATTCTCCTCTGGACCCTTAGTCCGCTTCGCCGGATAGTTCAGCTTTCCTTAACGGGGCAACCGGTACCCGTGCCACTTACCGAAACCGAAGCGCGTTTGGGTCGATTACTGTCGGTACTTCGACAAGAGTCGGAACGACTCCAATCTCAAAACACTGAATTCAGTGCTGAGCTAGCCAGGCTTTCGGTGACCAGTAGACGGCAAGAGAGAGACGCCGCGCTACTTCGAATCTATACGGACAACCTAGTGGACAACCTTCGTTCCGGGATTGTGGTGACCGACCCAGCCGGAACAGTGACTTCCTACAACCTAACGGCACGAAAGCTTCTTGAATTTGAGGAATCTGCTCAAGGTACACCTATTCACAACACTGCCCTTTACGCTGCCCTAGAAAAGAGCACGACCAGCGCGTCCCAGACCCTGACATCTATCCTTGAAAACGGGAAACTCGCGCGGTTTGAGGGTATTACGCTCAGCAGTGGTGACCGAGAGGCACTTTTAGATTTGCGGGTTGTTCCCTACTTGGATGAGAGTGGATCTCCTCGTGGACTGCTTTGG
Proteins encoded:
- a CDS encoding PAS domain-containing protein, which produces MINNHIIRRILFSLIATWLVAGALVTAQRQEQQAVRASLNLISSGNLEIQQSLDQLQLRHSRITRRVREALSLESSFERDSVLAWAVDGYARAMEAGNADVSMALQSAQAKSDSEQLTLDLDRFSLQLDRLQGLAGSVETTLSDLIPTQQNELLRSWPQATAAFHRSDSGWTTAFTTAKATLTRAMAREQSRLSNPNSGTFPHWGWLGLLLPLILLWTLSPLRRIVQLSLTGQPVPVPLTETEARLGRLLSVLRQESERLQSQNTEFSAELARLSVTSRRQERDAALLRIYTDNLVDNLRSGIVVTDPAGTVTSYNLTARKLLEFEESAQGTPIHNTALYAALEKSTTSASQTLTSILENGKLARFEGITLSSGDREALLDLRVVPYLDESGSPRGLLWVADDITESVQMKNQLIATEHMATVGRISAQVAHEIRNPLSSIGLNAELLDEEFSLGLEDPARTEARQLLSAIANEIERLNEITEGYLQLARMPRPKIQECDLNTLITDFMAMSRPEFKNNNVAVELSLSSTPPMTRADPGQIRQALLNVVRNSMEAMNTGGTIRVVSELQGSTCVIHLLDDGPGIPENLRHRIFEPFYSTKQAGTGLGLSLTQQILADHGGTISVDENKPSGARITLNLPSLTDQPKEQKST